A window from Drosophila miranda strain MSH22 chromosome Y unlocalized genomic scaffold, D.miranda_PacBio2.1 Contig_Y2_pilon, whole genome shotgun sequence encodes these proteins:
- the LOC117192678 gene encoding uncharacterized protein LOC117192678 — MSRRSFLPYGVIMWKMLQRFTNVNHSFPISVWVVFLAFPCEISLTSATFTQGHLFARNGYLDPSLVPPFPLGLYQVSAVDRNSSISEYVGTAKFYMQSMLPVKSKKRPRPKAQEP, encoded by the coding sequence ATGTCTAGGAGGAGCTTCCTGCCATACGGTGTCATCATGTGGAAGATGTTGCAGCGTTTCACTAACGTCAACCACTCTTTCCCGATTTCGGTATGGGTTGTGTTTCTTGCGTTCCCTTGTGAGATATCACTGACATCCGCTACGTTTACTCAGGGTCATCTATTTGCTCGGAATGGTTATCTGGACCCATCATTGGTACCACCCTTTCCTCTTGGGCTCTACCAGGTCAGTGCTGTGGATAGGAATTCCAGCATTAGCGAGTACGTGGGCACCGCCAAGTTCTATATGCAGTCCATGTTGCCGGTGAAGAGCAAGAAAAGGCCTAGACCTAAGGCCCAGGAGCCCTAA
- the LOC117192677 gene encoding zinc finger protein jing-like isoform X1 — protein MRATTVTIDIYRYSSPAQHWRANKQPWNKEGQKNNSKAGVATSLSCADSSTGSSEDASEPGSPYSAHSQLSDEQLTKMPPQILSGSSSTPSGPNSSSTASSTSTSHSRPTAAAATAPASAIPTHGHAHIHSLSTAKPTTTPMAMAYSQGRQPSLLPTLQWPWNTNLGSTSTAVPAVAANKKRPAGGSGPGAGGAEGSSPASAAAKKSRCEPQAGSDASKRLKAAALEESQTKITGFFKSQMKPSPGVKLSPPPNANAIASTAPALHPANTLTMSTPATTASLNKYFNILSQLKEQKQQQLQMQQQATKQATPSPAVLAPPQPNVSATTQAPPPLPASQTTSLPVPALKKIERSTKQPAKIAQVAPNLRKTPSNGSNHSNSSSSSSSSTSSNGSNSFHTGVGKSPAKKHVAIAPRTPEMKQQQQLQLQAQAGKAAMSYRPPGTSPALKQKISPAPGPATNTAACTAITHPTTPAAPSPNANPNPNVTLYQLPVQLPNLVQLPPQLAAAANIMQLNNVAKAAMATAANNNAAAAQAAQAAAAQYFLNGSVFKLQQVTTATTTTATTATAAASTGNPFGLLSANELQDLLMKQQQLQQQQLQLQQAAAAKAAATTPSPNSAPNFQELFQQQIAAAIQQQQLQRLVQGGAAAAAAQPGFMATPAGLLLNAATLPAMLAQAAAAIAANNQQQQQQQQQQQQQKLAATLALQHHQHHQQQQHQSLPALQPMPALSSIFEPSTEQQQQQQQQQQLQMQQLITASNNHNAWNNLSSINSTAMQLHQQQLQHQHQHRAIVKPPRLSSSQPPPLVTISNSSMATKPPILPRRKVTSTSSTTSQIFGLRPPTDDVDLKSRTRSLPPKTAPAIATPTTPPPLVPTSATKELCQLRKSTTPVASVATVALALAPTPTTCNPTPPLVSIAPSKLTPTLSMAKVQVPALKLGTSSSSSSINGGGGGVTPDLFDLVKNSHGAISIVAKASSHPLTPLPFSSPSSNSSSSLLRSSPALSSSNSCTLSAFSKIKAEDSASALVAAVSQCSSVSFLASPKPQSFAGQLPSSRGTVDVVKHDLLPECSNSNSNSNSCSSYSNSVSSAVDLSLEPSTPASLSSPAPSPSAGSSSSRRAASQTDMLSEMVTSSCISSGGEDCSQTTTDMTQPPPEKSEPTATPPPIASNNSGGSSSSGSSNYDEEDDKSVGSLETHPTHKRLRDLATPESGIGGSLSNSESSNSIADGMSTKSVSAYPPTTASSASASGSDSNSLASNAPSPEAPDSPDSRSPCPTPASSTESTMVDTALAESASKSLPKSAISPILSQPKTIRFPAGAGAGGKGGKRHDGVCYWDKCNKKHESNSKLLDHMQTHHVNTQTGPFACLWVGCKVYNKESCSRRWLERHVLSHGGSKQFKCIVEGCGIRFGSQLALQKHVNNHFNATDNVKESASKRTSDPPVPKQLRKNGKKLRYRRQPFSARMFDFFDTGIMEGLQHRLRQISTLTNGSQAITFQGQCLMRRRNSQGGHDCFVRWSPREIISDEWLPECPNRTRCHTKVVQIKHMCPAEKTRVDSLLSTAFRLRYDAQLFADDYNVNELQEMGASDCDDDDEEDENDEEDDEEEEEDDGVSATVSSRTVSSGTVSSYQQVLSVAELQMQQRRKHPRKPPKMVATDALVPI, from the exons atgcGCGCCACAACAGTCACTATCGATatatatcgatattcttccCCTGCCCAGCACTGGCGGGCAAATAAACAACCGTGGAATAAAGAGGGgcaaaaaaacaacagcaaagc CGGCGTGGCCACTTCGCTGAGCTGCGCGGACTCCAGCACGGGCTCCAGTGAGGATGCGTCCGAGCCCGGCTCCCCGTACAGTGCGCACTCGCAACTGAGCGACGAACAGCTGACCAAGATGCCGCCCCAGATACTCAGCGGGAGCAGTAGCACTCCCAGCGGCCCGAACAGCTCCTCCACAGCGTCCTCCACCTCCACATCCCACAGCAGGCcgacagcagcggcggcgacGGCTCCAGCTTCGGCCATTCCCACCCACGGCCACGCCCACATCCACAGCCTCAGCACTGCCAAACCCACAACGACGCCGATGGCCATGGCCTACTCCCAGGGGCGACAGCCCAGCCTGCTGCCCACCCTCCAGTGGCCGTGGAACACGAATCTGGGCAGCACCTCCACCGCCGTGCCCGCCGTAGCGGCCAACAAGAAGCGTCCAGCTGGAGGATCGGGACCGGGCGCCGGCGGCGCAGAGGGGAGCAGTCCGGCCTCGGCGGCGGCCAAGAAAAGTCGCTGCGAGCCCCAGGCAGGCAGCGACGCGAGCAAAAGACTGAAGGCGGCGGCCCTCGAGGAGTCGCAGACGAAGATCACCGGCTTCTTCAAGTCCCAGATGAAGCCCTCGCCGGGGGTCAAACTGTCGCCGCCACCCAATGCCAACGCCATCGCCAGCACAGCCCCTGCCCTGCACCCGGCCAACACGCTGACCATGAGCACGCCCGCCACGACCGCCTCCTTGAACAAGTACTTTAACATTTTGTCGCAGCTCAAGgagcagaaacagcagcagctgcagatgCAACAGCAGGCGACAAAACAGGCCACGCCCAGCCCCGCTGTCCTGGCGCCGCCACAGCCGAATGTGAGTGCAACGACACAGGcgccaccgccactgccagccagccagacGACGAGTCTGCCCGTTCCGGCTCTCAAGAAGATCGAGCGGAGCACCAAGCAGCCGGCGAAGATCGCCCAGGTGGCGCCGAATCTGCGCAAGACGCccagcaacggcagcaacCACAGCAactcctcctccagctcctcgTCCTCTACCTCCTCGAACGGCTCCAACAGCTTCCACACGGGGGTGGGCAAGTCGCCGGCCAAGAAGCACGTGGCCATCGCACCGCGAACGCCCGAgatgaagcagcagcagcagctccagctgcaGGCGCAGGCCGGAAAGGCGGCCATGTCCTACCGTCCGCCGGGCACGAGTCCGGCGCTGAAGCAGAAGATCTCCCCGGCCCCAGGGCCAGCCACCAACACTGCCGCATGCACCGCCATCACGCATCCGACGACGCCGGCCGCCCCGAGCCCCAACGCCAATCCCAACCCCAATGTAACGCTCTACCAGCTGCCCGTGCAGCTGCCGAATCTAGTCCAACTGCCGCCCCAACTGGCGGCCGCCGCCAACATCATGCAGCTGAACAACGTGGCCAAGGCGGCGATGGCCACGGCAGCGAACAACAATGCGGCCGCCGCACAGGCGGCCCAGGCAGCCGCCGCCCAGTACTTCCTCAACGGATCGGTGTTCAAGCTGCAGCAG GTGACAACGGCCACGACTACGACGGCCACCACGGCCACGGCAGCGGCCTCCACGGGCAATCCCTTCGGTCTGCTCAGCGCCAACGAGCTGCAGGACCTGCTGAtgaagcagcaacagctccagcagcagcagctgcaactgcAGCAGGCGGCGGCGGCCAAGGCAGCGGCGACCACGCCCTCGCCCAACAGTGCGCCCAACTTCCAGGAGCTGTTCCAGCAGCAGATTGCTGCCGccatccagcagcagcagctgcagcgacTGGTGCAGGGAggagccgccgccgctgcgGCCCAGCCAGGGTTCATGGCCACGCCGGCGGGTCTCCTGCTCAACGCTGCCACGCTGCCTGCCATGCTGGCCCAGGCGGCGGCAGCCATTGCGGCCAacaatcagcagcagcagcaacagcaacaacaacagcagcagcagaaattGGCCGCCACCCTGGCCCTACAGCATCATCAACATcatcagcaacaacaacaccagaGCCTGCCCGCCCTGCAGCCCATGCCCGCCCTGAGCTCAATCTTCGAGCCTTCgacggagcagcagcagcagcagcagcaacagcaacagctgcaGATGCAACAACTGATCACTGCCAGCAACAACCATAATGCCTGGAATAATCTAAGTAGCATCAACAGCACTGCCATGCAActgcaccagcagcagctgcaacaccaacaccaacaccgggCGATTGTGAAGCCTCCGAGGCTCAGCTCCAGCCAGCCCCCGCCTCTGGTGACCATCTCGAACTCATCCATGGCCACCAAGCCGCCGATCCTGCCGCGTCGCAAGGTGACGAGCACGTCTTCCACCACGTCGCAGATCTTCGGACTGCGGCCGCCCACCGATG ATGTTGACCTCAAGAGCAGGACACGCTCCCTGCCACCCAAGACGGCCCCTGCCATTGCCACGCCTACGACACCACCGCCACTAGTGCCCACATCGGCCACCAAAGAACTGTGTCAGCTGCGGAAGAGCACGACCCCAGTGGCATCCGTAGCCACGGTCGCGCTCGCGCTGGCGCCCACTCCCACGACATGTAATCCCACGCCGCCGCTGGTGAGCATTGCGCCCTCAAAGCTGACGCCCACGCTGAGCATGGCGAAGGTCCAGGTGCCGGCCCTGAAGTTgggcaccagcagcagcagcagtagcatcaatggcggtggcggtggcgtcACACCCGATCTCTTTGACCTGGTCAAGAACTCGCACGGAGCCATCAGCATCGTGGCCAAGGCGAGCAGCCATCCGCTGACGCCGCTGCCCTTCAGCTCGccgagcagcaacagcagcagcagcctcctGCGATCCTCGCCGGCGCTGTCCAGCTCCAACTCGTGCACGCTGTCGGCCTTCAGCAAGATCAAGGCGGAGGATTCGGCCTCTGCCCTCGTGGCGGCAGTCTCGCAATGCTCCTCGGTCTCCTTCCTGGCCTCGCCCAAGCCGCAGAGCTTTGCCGGCCAGCTGCCTAGCAGCAGGGGCACTGTGGACGTCGTGAAGCACGACCTGCTGCCGGagtgcagcaacagcaactcgAACTCCAACTCCTGCAGCAGCTACTCCAACAGCGTCAGCTCCGCGGTGGATCTCTCGCTGGAGCCCTCGACGCCCGCCTCCCTCAGCTCGCCGGCGCCGTCGCCCTCggctggcagcagcagcagccggaggGCTGCCAGTCAGACGGACATGCTGAGCGAGATGGTCACCTCGTCGTGCATCTCCAGCGGGGGCGAGGACTGCTCCCAGACGACCACAGACATGACACAGCCGCCGCCGGAGAAGAGCGAGCCGACGGCCACGCCGCCTCCGatcgccagcaacaacagcggaggaagcagcagcagcgggagcAGCAACTACGACGAGGAGGACGACAAGTCGGTGGGCTCCCTGGAGACGCATCCGACGCACAAGCGGCTGCGGGATCTGGCCACGCCCGAGTCCGGGATCGGGGGCAGCCTGAGCAACAGCGAGAGCAGCAACTCCATCGCGGATGGCAT GTCTACCAAATCCGTCTCGGCCTACCCGCCCACCACTGCCTCGTCCGCGTCCGCTTCCGGCTCGGACAGCAACTCCCTGGCCAGCAACGCACCGTCGCCCGAAGCTCCAGACTCCCCGGACTCGAGGTCCCCTTGCCCCACGCCAGCCAGCAGCACGGAGTCCACGATGGTGGACACGGCCCTGGCCGAATCCGCCAGCAAGAGCCTGCCCAAGAGCGCCATTTCGCCGATCCTCTCGCAGCCAAAGACCATCCGGTTCCCGGCAGGAGCCGGCGCCGGCGGCAAGGGCGGAAAGCGGCACGACGGCGTCTGCTACTGGGACAAGTGCAACAAGAAGCACGAGAGCAACTCGAAGCTGCTGGACCACATGCAGACGCACCACGTGAACACCCAGACGGGGCCCTTCGCCTGCCTCTGGGTGGGCTGCAAGGTGTACAACAAGGAGTCCTGCTCGCGCCGATGGCTGGAGCGACACGTCCTCTCCCACGGCGGCTCCAAGCAGTTCAAATGCATTGTCGAGGGCTGCGGAATAAGGTTCGGTTCCCAG CTGGCTCTGCAGAAGCATGTGAACAACCACTTCAATGCCACGGACAACGTCAAGGAGAGCGCCAGCAAGCGCACCTCCGATCCGCCCGTGCCCAAGCAGCTGCGGAAGAACGGCAAGAAGCTGCGCTACCGCCGACAGCCCTTCTCAG CTCGCATGTTCGACTTCTTCGACACGGGCATCATGGAGGGGCTGCAGCATCGCCTGCGCCAGATCAGCACGCTCACCAACGGCTCCCAGGCCATCACCTTCCAGGGCCAGTGCCTGATGCGGAGGCGCAACAGCCAGGGTGGCCACGATTGCTTCGTGCGTTGGTCCCCGCGCGAGAT AATATCTGACGAGTGGTTGCCCGAGTGTCCGAATCGGACGCGCTGCCACACGAAGGTGGTGCAGATCAAGCACATGTGTCCAGCGGAGAAGACCCGCGTGGACAGCCTTCTGAGTACGGCCTTCAGGCTGCGCTACGACGCCCAGCTATTTGCCGACGACTACAATGTGAACGAGCTGCAGGAAATGGGCGCTAGTGACTgcgatgatgacgatgaggagGACGAGAATGATGAAGAggacgatgaggaggaggaggaggacgatgGCGTCTCTGCGACGGTCAGCTCGAGGACTGTCAGCAGTGGGACCGTGTCCAGCTACCAGCAGGTGCTCAGCGTTGCCGAACTGCAGATGCAGCAGCGTCGCAAGCACCCCCGCAAACCGCCCAAGATGGTGGCCACGGATGCTCTGGTGCCTATTTAA
- the LOC117192677 gene encoding zinc finger protein jing-like isoform X2, whose translation MPPQILSGSSSTPSGPNSSSTASSTSTSHSRPTAAAATAPASAIPTHGHAHIHSLSTAKPTTTPMAMAYSQGRQPSLLPTLQWPWNTNLGSTSTAVPAVAANKKRPAGGSGPGAGGAEGSSPASAAAKKSRCEPQAGSDASKRLKAAALEESQTKITGFFKSQMKPSPGVKLSPPPNANAIASTAPALHPANTLTMSTPATTASLNKYFNILSQLKEQKQQQLQMQQQATKQATPSPAVLAPPQPNVSATTQAPPPLPASQTTSLPVPALKKIERSTKQPAKIAQVAPNLRKTPSNGSNHSNSSSSSSSSTSSNGSNSFHTGVGKSPAKKHVAIAPRTPEMKQQQQLQLQAQAGKAAMSYRPPGTSPALKQKISPAPGPATNTAACTAITHPTTPAAPSPNANPNPNVTLYQLPVQLPNLVQLPPQLAAAANIMQLNNVAKAAMATAANNNAAAAQAAQAAAAQYFLNGSVFKLQQVTTATTTTATTATAAASTGNPFGLLSANELQDLLMKQQQLQQQQLQLQQAAAAKAAATTPSPNSAPNFQELFQQQIAAAIQQQQLQRLVQGGAAAAAAQPGFMATPAGLLLNAATLPAMLAQAAAAIAANNQQQQQQQQQQQQQKLAATLALQHHQHHQQQQHQSLPALQPMPALSSIFEPSTEQQQQQQQQQQLQMQQLITASNNHNAWNNLSSINSTAMQLHQQQLQHQHQHRAIVKPPRLSSSQPPPLVTISNSSMATKPPILPRRKVTSTSSTTSQIFGLRPPTDDVDLKSRTRSLPPKTAPAIATPTTPPPLVPTSATKELCQLRKSTTPVASVATVALALAPTPTTCNPTPPLVSIAPSKLTPTLSMAKVQVPALKLGTSSSSSSINGGGGGVTPDLFDLVKNSHGAISIVAKASSHPLTPLPFSSPSSNSSSSLLRSSPALSSSNSCTLSAFSKIKAEDSASALVAAVSQCSSVSFLASPKPQSFAGQLPSSRGTVDVVKHDLLPECSNSNSNSNSCSSYSNSVSSAVDLSLEPSTPASLSSPAPSPSAGSSSSRRAASQTDMLSEMVTSSCISSGGEDCSQTTTDMTQPPPEKSEPTATPPPIASNNSGGSSSSGSSNYDEEDDKSVGSLETHPTHKRLRDLATPESGIGGSLSNSESSNSIADGMSTKSVSAYPPTTASSASASGSDSNSLASNAPSPEAPDSPDSRSPCPTPASSTESTMVDTALAESASKSLPKSAISPILSQPKTIRFPAGAGAGGKGGKRHDGVCYWDKCNKKHESNSKLLDHMQTHHVNTQTGPFACLWVGCKVYNKESCSRRWLERHVLSHGGSKQFKCIVEGCGIRFGSQLALQKHVNNHFNATDNVKESASKRTSDPPVPKQLRKNGKKLRYRRQPFSARMFDFFDTGIMEGLQHRLRQISTLTNGSQAITFQGQCLMRRRNSQGGHDCFVRWSPREIISDEWLPECPNRTRCHTKVVQIKHMCPAEKTRVDSLLSTAFRLRYDAQLFADDYNVNELQEMGASDCDDDDEEDENDEEDDEEEEEDDGVSATVSSRTVSSGTVSSYQQVLSVAELQMQQRRKHPRKPPKMVATDALVPI comes from the exons ATGCCGCCCCAGATACTCAGCGGGAGCAGTAGCACTCCCAGCGGCCCGAACAGCTCCTCCACAGCGTCCTCCACCTCCACATCCCACAGCAGGCcgacagcagcggcggcgacGGCTCCAGCTTCGGCCATTCCCACCCACGGCCACGCCCACATCCACAGCCTCAGCACTGCCAAACCCACAACGACGCCGATGGCCATGGCCTACTCCCAGGGGCGACAGCCCAGCCTGCTGCCCACCCTCCAGTGGCCGTGGAACACGAATCTGGGCAGCACCTCCACCGCCGTGCCCGCCGTAGCGGCCAACAAGAAGCGTCCAGCTGGAGGATCGGGACCGGGCGCCGGCGGCGCAGAGGGGAGCAGTCCGGCCTCGGCGGCGGCCAAGAAAAGTCGCTGCGAGCCCCAGGCAGGCAGCGACGCGAGCAAAAGACTGAAGGCGGCGGCCCTCGAGGAGTCGCAGACGAAGATCACCGGCTTCTTCAAGTCCCAGATGAAGCCCTCGCCGGGGGTCAAACTGTCGCCGCCACCCAATGCCAACGCCATCGCCAGCACAGCCCCTGCCCTGCACCCGGCCAACACGCTGACCATGAGCACGCCCGCCACGACCGCCTCCTTGAACAAGTACTTTAACATTTTGTCGCAGCTCAAGgagcagaaacagcagcagctgcagatgCAACAGCAGGCGACAAAACAGGCCACGCCCAGCCCCGCTGTCCTGGCGCCGCCACAGCCGAATGTGAGTGCAACGACACAGGcgccaccgccactgccagccagccagacGACGAGTCTGCCCGTTCCGGCTCTCAAGAAGATCGAGCGGAGCACCAAGCAGCCGGCGAAGATCGCCCAGGTGGCGCCGAATCTGCGCAAGACGCccagcaacggcagcaacCACAGCAactcctcctccagctcctcgTCCTCTACCTCCTCGAACGGCTCCAACAGCTTCCACACGGGGGTGGGCAAGTCGCCGGCCAAGAAGCACGTGGCCATCGCACCGCGAACGCCCGAgatgaagcagcagcagcagctccagctgcaGGCGCAGGCCGGAAAGGCGGCCATGTCCTACCGTCCGCCGGGCACGAGTCCGGCGCTGAAGCAGAAGATCTCCCCGGCCCCAGGGCCAGCCACCAACACTGCCGCATGCACCGCCATCACGCATCCGACGACGCCGGCCGCCCCGAGCCCCAACGCCAATCCCAACCCCAATGTAACGCTCTACCAGCTGCCCGTGCAGCTGCCGAATCTAGTCCAACTGCCGCCCCAACTGGCGGCCGCCGCCAACATCATGCAGCTGAACAACGTGGCCAAGGCGGCGATGGCCACGGCAGCGAACAACAATGCGGCCGCCGCACAGGCGGCCCAGGCAGCCGCCGCCCAGTACTTCCTCAACGGATCGGTGTTCAAGCTGCAGCAG GTGACAACGGCCACGACTACGACGGCCACCACGGCCACGGCAGCGGCCTCCACGGGCAATCCCTTCGGTCTGCTCAGCGCCAACGAGCTGCAGGACCTGCTGAtgaagcagcaacagctccagcagcagcagctgcaactgcAGCAGGCGGCGGCGGCCAAGGCAGCGGCGACCACGCCCTCGCCCAACAGTGCGCCCAACTTCCAGGAGCTGTTCCAGCAGCAGATTGCTGCCGccatccagcagcagcagctgcagcgacTGGTGCAGGGAggagccgccgccgctgcgGCCCAGCCAGGGTTCATGGCCACGCCGGCGGGTCTCCTGCTCAACGCTGCCACGCTGCCTGCCATGCTGGCCCAGGCGGCGGCAGCCATTGCGGCCAacaatcagcagcagcagcaacagcaacaacaacagcagcagcagaaattGGCCGCCACCCTGGCCCTACAGCATCATCAACATcatcagcaacaacaacaccagaGCCTGCCCGCCCTGCAGCCCATGCCCGCCCTGAGCTCAATCTTCGAGCCTTCgacggagcagcagcagcagcagcagcaacagcaacagctgcaGATGCAACAACTGATCACTGCCAGCAACAACCATAATGCCTGGAATAATCTAAGTAGCATCAACAGCACTGCCATGCAActgcaccagcagcagctgcaacaccaacaccaacaccgggCGATTGTGAAGCCTCCGAGGCTCAGCTCCAGCCAGCCCCCGCCTCTGGTGACCATCTCGAACTCATCCATGGCCACCAAGCCGCCGATCCTGCCGCGTCGCAAGGTGACGAGCACGTCTTCCACCACGTCGCAGATCTTCGGACTGCGGCCGCCCACCGATG ATGTTGACCTCAAGAGCAGGACACGCTCCCTGCCACCCAAGACGGCCCCTGCCATTGCCACGCCTACGACACCACCGCCACTAGTGCCCACATCGGCCACCAAAGAACTGTGTCAGCTGCGGAAGAGCACGACCCCAGTGGCATCCGTAGCCACGGTCGCGCTCGCGCTGGCGCCCACTCCCACGACATGTAATCCCACGCCGCCGCTGGTGAGCATTGCGCCCTCAAAGCTGACGCCCACGCTGAGCATGGCGAAGGTCCAGGTGCCGGCCCTGAAGTTgggcaccagcagcagcagcagtagcatcaatggcggtggcggtggcgtcACACCCGATCTCTTTGACCTGGTCAAGAACTCGCACGGAGCCATCAGCATCGTGGCCAAGGCGAGCAGCCATCCGCTGACGCCGCTGCCCTTCAGCTCGccgagcagcaacagcagcagcagcctcctGCGATCCTCGCCGGCGCTGTCCAGCTCCAACTCGTGCACGCTGTCGGCCTTCAGCAAGATCAAGGCGGAGGATTCGGCCTCTGCCCTCGTGGCGGCAGTCTCGCAATGCTCCTCGGTCTCCTTCCTGGCCTCGCCCAAGCCGCAGAGCTTTGCCGGCCAGCTGCCTAGCAGCAGGGGCACTGTGGACGTCGTGAAGCACGACCTGCTGCCGGagtgcagcaacagcaactcgAACTCCAACTCCTGCAGCAGCTACTCCAACAGCGTCAGCTCCGCGGTGGATCTCTCGCTGGAGCCCTCGACGCCCGCCTCCCTCAGCTCGCCGGCGCCGTCGCCCTCggctggcagcagcagcagccggaggGCTGCCAGTCAGACGGACATGCTGAGCGAGATGGTCACCTCGTCGTGCATCTCCAGCGGGGGCGAGGACTGCTCCCAGACGACCACAGACATGACACAGCCGCCGCCGGAGAAGAGCGAGCCGACGGCCACGCCGCCTCCGatcgccagcaacaacagcggaggaagcagcagcagcgggagcAGCAACTACGACGAGGAGGACGACAAGTCGGTGGGCTCCCTGGAGACGCATCCGACGCACAAGCGGCTGCGGGATCTGGCCACGCCCGAGTCCGGGATCGGGGGCAGCCTGAGCAACAGCGAGAGCAGCAACTCCATCGCGGATGGCAT GTCTACCAAATCCGTCTCGGCCTACCCGCCCACCACTGCCTCGTCCGCGTCCGCTTCCGGCTCGGACAGCAACTCCCTGGCCAGCAACGCACCGTCGCCCGAAGCTCCAGACTCCCCGGACTCGAGGTCCCCTTGCCCCACGCCAGCCAGCAGCACGGAGTCCACGATGGTGGACACGGCCCTGGCCGAATCCGCCAGCAAGAGCCTGCCCAAGAGCGCCATTTCGCCGATCCTCTCGCAGCCAAAGACCATCCGGTTCCCGGCAGGAGCCGGCGCCGGCGGCAAGGGCGGAAAGCGGCACGACGGCGTCTGCTACTGGGACAAGTGCAACAAGAAGCACGAGAGCAACTCGAAGCTGCTGGACCACATGCAGACGCACCACGTGAACACCCAGACGGGGCCCTTCGCCTGCCTCTGGGTGGGCTGCAAGGTGTACAACAAGGAGTCCTGCTCGCGCCGATGGCTGGAGCGACACGTCCTCTCCCACGGCGGCTCCAAGCAGTTCAAATGCATTGTCGAGGGCTGCGGAATAAGGTTCGGTTCCCAG CTGGCTCTGCAGAAGCATGTGAACAACCACTTCAATGCCACGGACAACGTCAAGGAGAGCGCCAGCAAGCGCACCTCCGATCCGCCCGTGCCCAAGCAGCTGCGGAAGAACGGCAAGAAGCTGCGCTACCGCCGACAGCCCTTCTCAG CTCGCATGTTCGACTTCTTCGACACGGGCATCATGGAGGGGCTGCAGCATCGCCTGCGCCAGATCAGCACGCTCACCAACGGCTCCCAGGCCATCACCTTCCAGGGCCAGTGCCTGATGCGGAGGCGCAACAGCCAGGGTGGCCACGATTGCTTCGTGCGTTGGTCCCCGCGCGAGAT AATATCTGACGAGTGGTTGCCCGAGTGTCCGAATCGGACGCGCTGCCACACGAAGGTGGTGCAGATCAAGCACATGTGTCCAGCGGAGAAGACCCGCGTGGACAGCCTTCTGAGTACGGCCTTCAGGCTGCGCTACGACGCCCAGCTATTTGCCGACGACTACAATGTGAACGAGCTGCAGGAAATGGGCGCTAGTGACTgcgatgatgacgatgaggagGACGAGAATGATGAAGAggacgatgaggaggaggaggaggacgatgGCGTCTCTGCGACGGTCAGCTCGAGGACTGTCAGCAGTGGGACCGTGTCCAGCTACCAGCAGGTGCTCAGCGTTGCCGAACTGCAGATGCAGCAGCGTCGCAAGCACCCCCGCAAACCGCCCAAGATGGTGGCCACGGATGCTCTGGTGCCTATTTAA